Proteins from a genomic interval of Chionomys nivalis chromosome 7, mChiNiv1.1, whole genome shotgun sequence:
- the LOC130876932 gene encoding histone H3.3A-like has protein sequence MARTKQTARKSTGGKAPRKQLATKAARKSAPSTGGVKKPHRYRPGTVALREIRRYQKSTELLIRKLPFQRLVREIAQDFKTDLRFQSAAIGALQEASEAYLVGLFEDTNLCAFHAKRVTIMPKDIQLARRIRGERA, from the coding sequence ATGGCTCGTACAAAGCAGACTGCCCGTAAATCCACCGGTGGTAAAGCACCCAGGAAACAACTGGCTACAAAAGCCGCTCGCAAGAGTGCGCCCTCTACTGGAGGGGTGAAGAAACCTCATCGTTACAGGCCTGGTACTGTGGCACTCCGTGAAATCAGACGCTATCAGAAATCCACTGAACTTCTGATCCGCAAACTCCCCTTCCAGCGTCTGGTGCGAGAAATTGCTCAGGACTTCAAAACAGATCTGCGCTTCCAGAGTGCAGCTATTGGTGCTTTGCAGGAGGCAAGTGAGGCCTATCTGGTTGGCCTTTTTGAAGATACCAACCTGTGTGCTTTCCATGCCAAACGTGTAACAATTATGCCAAAAGATATCCAGCTAGCACGCCGCATACGCGGAGAACGTGCTTAA